Proteins from one Camelina sativa cultivar DH55 chromosome 8, Cs, whole genome shotgun sequence genomic window:
- the LOC104709484 gene encoding agamous-like MADS-box protein AGL93, with amino-acid sequence MASSSMLTKDKTTKLLSVRNRKCFKKQPSLSSVSKKTTNLSLREQTMFKKASELLILCDIEVCVTYYGHDGELIKTWPEDQSKVRDMVERFSKLNDRERRKKSTDFSLFLNKKTLKDKMTSLDIKDNRFSEKVLEMEASLESSLRVLQDKLLWLQNQTEPDQNPVVSSAGFFTTDPSLMSGVSKTEQDLSTPSLTQQHQSKVSVFLYNHDNGSFCQLPDSDSVSSFDPSMSTASLGAQGLCLRIYNTDLPMVFPPQIQIQTQTPPLVHFDQFAGLNNQNSVVFC; translated from the coding sequence atggcttcttcttcaatgttgaCGAaggacaaaacaacaaaattgttGTCGGTGAGAAACCGAAAATGTTTCAAAAAACAACCCTCGCTCTCTTCCGTTTCAAAGAAGACAACAAATCTTTCTTTGAGAGAACAGACCATGTTTAAGAAAGCCTCCGAGCTTTTAATCCTGTGCGATATCGAAGTCTGTGTTACATACTACGGCCATGATGGAGAACTCATCAAGACATGGCCGGAAGATCAATCCAAGGTTAGAGACATGGTGGAGAGATTCAGCAAACTAAACGATAGAGAGAGACGCAAGAAAAGCACAgacttttctctgtttctgaatAAGAAGACCCTCAAAGACAAAATGACATCTTTAGATATCAAGGACAACAGATTCTCTGAGAAAGTATTGGAAATGGAGGCTTCGTTAGAGAGTTCTCTACGGGTGTTACAAGATAAGCTTCTTTGGTTACAGAACCAGACGGAACCCGATCAGAACCCTGTGGTGTCTTCCGCCGGCTTCTTCACAACAGATCCATCATTGATGAGCGGTGtgtcaaaaacagagcaagacctATCGACGCCATCATTGACTCAACAACATCAGAGCAAAGTTTCAGTCTTTCTCTATAACCATGACAACGGTAGCTTCTGTCAACTCCCTGACTCTGACTCTGTTTCTAGCTTTGACCCATCGATGAGTACGGCTTCACTTGGGGCACAAGGACTTTGTCTAAGAATTTACAACACGGATCTTCCCATGGTGTTTCCTcctcagattcagattcagacaCAAACCCCACCACTTGTCCACTTTGATCAGTTTGCGGGGTTGAATAATCAAAATTCCGTCGTCTTTTGTTGA